In the Lampris incognitus isolate fLamInc1 chromosome 11, fLamInc1.hap2, whole genome shotgun sequence genome, one interval contains:
- the LOC130120946 gene encoding leucine-rich repeat-containing protein 58-like, with the protein MDVQEGSGPGDGVLDFSRLGLNSLSVDSVGEERRNETKQLYLNNNRLASLSPSICLFSNLEFLDISNNQLSVICEDVTRLVKLKTLIAKNNRLDEFSLPKEFGAMPLEVLNFSGNRFEEIPLQCTKLHRLQSLSLGGNRLKSVPPEIENLTSLELLYLGGNFISAIPPELANLPYLSYLVLCDNRIQSVPPQLTRLNSLRSLSLHNNLLTYLPREILSLVQLQELSLRGNPLVVRFVKEMTYDPPSLLELAGRTIKSRNVPYQPCDLPSNLLHYLDLASKCPNPKCAGVYFDSCVRHIKFVDFCGKYRLPLMHYLCSPECTSPCSSNPQSDAESEDESSVPADRLQRVLLG; encoded by the exons atGGATGTTCAGGAAGGGTCTGGACCAGGGGACGGTGTGCTGGACTTTTCCCGTTTGGGTCTGAACAGTCTGAGTGTTGACAGCGTGGGCGAGGAGAGGAGGAACGAGACCAAACAGCTGTATCTGAACAACAACCGGCTGGCCTCGCTGTCTCCATCCATATGCCTCTTCTCGAACCTGGAGTTCCTGGACATCAGCAACAACCAGCTATCCGTCATCTGCGAGGACGTAACCAGGCTGGTCAAGTTGAAAACGCTGATAGCCAAGAACAACCGCCTGGACGAGTTCTCCCTGCCCAAGGAGTTCGGCGCCATGCCGCTGGAGGTGCTCAACTTCAGCGGGAACCGGTTCGAGGAGATCCCGCTGCAGTGCACCAAGCTGCACCGTCTGCAGTCACTGTCGCTCGGCGGCAACCGGCTGAAGAGCGTGCCTCCGGAGATCGAGAACCTTACCAG tctggagCTGCTGTATCTGGGTGGCAACTTCATCTCGGCCATTCCTCCAGAGCTGGCCAACCTGCCCTACCTCAGCTACCTGGTCCTGTGTGACAACCGCATCCAGAGCGTTCCTCCACAGCTCACCAG GCTCAATTCGCTGCGATCTCTGAGTCTTCATAACAACCTGCTGACCTACCTGCCCCGGGAGATCCTCAGCCTGGTACAACTGCAGGAGCTCAGTCTCCGCGGCAACCCACTGGTGGTGCGTTTCGTCAAAGAGATGACCTACGACCCCCCGTCGCTGCTGGAGCTGGCCGGGCGTACCATCAAGAGCCGGAATGTTCCGTACCAACCCTGCGACCTTCCCTCGAATCTGCTCCATTATCTGGACCTGGCCAGCAAGTGCCCCAACCCCAAGTGTGCGG GGGTCTACTTTGACTCGTGCGTGCGCCACATCAAGTTTGTGGACTTCTGTGGCAAATACCGGCTGCCCCTCATGCACTACCTGTGCTCCCCAGAATGCACCTCCCCCTGCAGCTCCAACCCGCAGAGCGACGCCGAGTCGGAGGATGAGAGCAGCGTGCCTGCCGACCGCCTCCAGAGGGTTCTGCTGGGATAG